From the genome of Brachionichthys hirsutus isolate HB-005 chromosome 9, CSIRO-AGI_Bhir_v1, whole genome shotgun sequence:
GGTATTAAACTATAGAAGGGTTGAGATGATTGGAATGTGTCACGCTTGTGCTGTTGCTACGCTTCCATTCACGGGCTCTCAGTGTACTCCGTTTGGAGTGGTGGAATCACATCACGGTGGGATAATGGGGTTAAATAAAACATTGGCTAAAAGGCAGAcatttttataaatgtaaaCGTCAACACGATCAAACTCATTTTTTGTTCCAGGATCAGCTAAAAGGCAGAACTAGTAAGACACGTGGGTTCATGCAAAGTGATGTTACAGGAGTGAATATTTGAATGTCTATTTTTGTGGCTGCAGCCTGAAGAGATGACCCGATTACGAAGTCTGAACAGACAGCTTCAGATTGACATTGACTGTACTTTGAAGGAGACGGATCTACTGCAGTCTAGAGgtacaggcacgcacacacacacacacacacacacacacaatgcagtccTTTGCAAGCGCCTTGTGTGTCTGTATTGAGATTTTAAAAGCAGTGATCATGAAGAAGTCAGTGCGTCAGACCCAGTAACACTCGAGATGCAGGACAGACGGTCCTCGCTTAACGACGACTCAGAGTTACGACGGGTTTTCCCAAAATGCCGGTCAGCGGAGGTTTTGTGCAACAATGCAATCGTTTGGCGACGGCGTCTTCAGAGCGTGCGTCCGTCATTCAGTGAGCACCAGCTGTACAGTGTTTGTCACGGGAACCTGGTCGGATTGagggctgaccccccccccccccccccccaatcaagaCTTCTTCTGCTTTGCTTCAAAATAGTCACATTTTTTGGCAAACCCTGATTAAGATGTCAAAGCTGAGCCGTTCCCTCACGAGTCCCCTCATTTCAGAGTATTGCCTGGTGTGTTAATGAACTTGTAGGGAGAATAaggctggggtgtgtgtgtgatattaaCCATGACCCAGTTTTCCTGCACTCAAAAGAAACTTGTTGAGTTTGAGAACTTTTCTTCAGaggcaaaaaacaaattccatctgcttgcaaaaataaatctgtagaATTAATTCCGACTGTCAGCctatagttcttttttttatactggCATAACCGTTTGTATCCACTTCAAAGCAGACATTAATATCCCGTTTATAAATGCAATATAAGTATTTTCTATATCATTTTGTCTCTGAGACATTCATTGGCTACACGCTCAACTAGAAATaagattcatttttcatttcacagttaatctaaaaatgtaaataaataggCATAAATGTGACACGGACTTGAATGTAATATCTATATTGTTGGATTCGTGCAGTAGTGCAAATGAACAGCTAACGCCAAAACGCAGGAGACTGCGTTGTTATTGTTAAACTAAAAGCCTCGTTCAAGTTGCTCGAAGCTGATGACTGCTAAATAACTTGGGTTGGGCCGGGCCCGTCTAAACCTTTTGTATCTGGTGTCCACTTTCCTCCACAGGGAAGTTTGACCCAAAAGCGATGAGCAACTTCTATGACAACATCCAGCCGGGTCCAGTTGTGCCACCTAAACCTAGGAGGAAAGGTGAGCGCTCTCTCATGTGACTCGGGACACTCGATGTATTCTGTGTGTCGACACGAACCCCTCGGGTCCGTCTTTCCGCTCGAGCCTCACTTGACTTCTGTCTGCGTTGACCTCCAGAGACTCGTTTCGCATGGAGGCTAAATGAGAAGCCACACGTTTACGTTTAGTGAGAGCCTTTGGATAATCCGGCCTATAGGTGGAAACCGACTCTTTATTAGCAGCCCTTTTCACCAtgggcttctctctctctgtgtttgccagaagaggagcaggtCTCCAAACCAATCCCAGGGCCCCAGAGGGACGAGGACTTTGAAGGGGCCCATTGGAACTGTGAAATCTGCACCTTCCTCAACCACCCTGCACTGAACCGCTGTGAACAGTGCGAGATGCCGCGCCACACCTGAGCTGCACTGTCAAGTCCACCCCCGCCGGTTCTTGGGTAGTGTCAGCCCACCTTCCTCCAAACACCGCAGAATCTATTTCGAGGTCTCTTCTTCTCAGTCACCATATATAAGCCCCATCTTGCCTGCTGAGGAAGAGCCACTATCCCGTTCCTGGTCCCCATGTACTACGCCTGTGCACTTTGACTCTTTGTTTACCCAGGAAAGAAGGTGGTTCTTCTCTCGGACCGTTTGGACACTCTTCTCATGTCAAATGTATTAAAGAGGGAGTGAAACACTTGCGACTCAGTCCGGCGGTGGTTGGGTCGGGGCTCCGGGACGGTCAAAgtgtcggaggaggaggaagaggagctgcagtTCAAGGAGAGAACATTCCATGCAGAATGGGTGACCGCCCAGTTTACACAAACTGCACCCATTCCTGAACTCAGTGGAGGCACTTCCACTTTAATCCAGGACCTTTAACAGTGGAACAATGAAAGCAAtgagagatatatatatatatatatattctgaccAATGCGAGATGTAGACTGTACACTGTATCTGGCTCTGTATGAGAGCTCATTtcactgaaagacaaacactAAAGACACTTGCATATTAGTATATTCCTGGTACTTTTATGCATATTATGCCATCCTGTATCACGTGTTTTAAATGTTGATTTCCTGTGCAAATGCCTCAACTTGCTGTACTTAATAAAGGAGCTGATTCTATGTCACTTGACCACACAGCGCTGTCGTGTTTGAACAGTTTCAAATGAGCCAGACGcatttcccccccccagcagattTTTATTAGGTTAATAATCAATCCAGTGAGAATGGGAAAACATCACAGATAATGGGAGTAGCATGCAAACAGTCACATCCACTTGTGTCAATCTCCTTGGCTTATTCTGACGCTCTTCATGCATTCTGGCAACTCTTTCAAAATACAGCTTAATTTTGATGCAAAAACTAAACATCGTGTTCCTACTTCTAGCAGAAAATTCCCACTCTTGGAGAGTCCCAGTTTCATTTAGGGAGCTAGGAGGAGGAAGCGTCACATGCAGAGGCGTGCTAGCCACATGCCGGGGCGGTACGATCATGCAGACGTGCACACACTGGGCAGACATGCTCACTTCCTTCCTTCAGGTCGTGTTGGATTGGCCATTACTTTATTACGCTTTCTGCACATACTTACGGTACATATAATACAAGAATTTAACATGACATACTAAAGGTATAATTTGGGTTATGCTGCAGATTTGACTACCCTATCCATGATGTACTCACTAGTACATCATCATTTAGAAGGTGGTTTGTGTTTATTACAAGTATCACTGAACCTTTTTCATAGAGTCAAAAAGGATAGAAGTTCGGCGCAGACATATAAGGGTTGTACAATATGCTTGGTGCTTGTCACGTTTCCATCCTCAGGACATCACTTTGACAGGATATTTCCTCCATGAATCCATTACTCCCTCGACGGGCTTTGGCTTATATTATTCAGGCCTTCTATGGTAAATTAGTCCAGAAGTTTTGCCCAGTGTGGAGTCGGTGAATCCATCTGTTTTCACGGGACACTGCCCAAATGTCAGACCCACTGGAGTTCCCCTTAAAGGGAACGCAGTCTTATCTCCGTGACGGCATTTTCTCTCAAATTAAACTGGCGAGTTTGGTGCCAAATTAGAGCTCGGGCTTCTGTCCAAATGACCGAGGATGATCTTTGAGATAATGATTTTTAAGAATCGACTGAGAGAGTTTGTTCCACTTCTAGAAACTAATGATACGTCTttgtttacacttttatgtCAAGTCTGCGTCTCAGAGCGCTCCCAGTGCTGGGAGGACATGAGGCAAGATGGAGCGCCTCAATTCCTCTTCTTGTCCTGCATAGTTTAGTAGTAGTCTTCATAGTTCTTGGGGTTGAGGCAATAAAGGATGGCTCCGCCAAAAGAGAAGATGGTGGATCCCCATGCCAGACCATAGCCCCAGTTAAACTCATGGTACACCCTCATGCTGACAGCCTCGATGAACTTGATAGGGAACAGAACCAAGCTGCACAGCTGGAGAACCACtgcagaagaaaagaggaacgaGAGAAGGTGCtcagatttatttaatttaaaataacagATGGTAGATGTCACACGCTCGGATGGTTCGGCATTTTTGGAAGCCATCCTCTGTGCATACCTGCAGAGAACAGCATGACAGCCACAGGCTTGTAGCAGCGGCTCCTGGAGCTGAAACACAGGGAGATCAGCGCCACCAGAAAGGAGAGAAGGGTGAGGGCCGCTCCCCCCAACAGGAGCGCCAGTGTGGCGATCTGCCAgtctgagacaaacacagaaaacagggacggagagggagagggagaggaaatgcATGAAAGCACGCTGACATAGGGAGCTATATCGGGCTTGTTCCGGAGCGTTGTGCTGCTGATATGAGCCGAGTGTGCGTTGATAGACGAGGAGGGATGAACGAGGAGGTGACAGGTCACGGGCCTTGCTCCGTCTCACACGGCAGAAACAGGATTCCCTCCCGTTCGGTTGGATGGTGATTTACCACAGTATAAA
Proteins encoded in this window:
- the tmem47 gene encoding transmembrane protein 47 translates to MASSVSGTEEVRASVLTPLKLVGLVCVFLALCLDVGAVLSPAWVTADDQYYLSLWASCWKPVSSTDWSCTGTLTTDWQIATLALLLGGAALTLLSFLVALISLCFSSRSRCYKPVAVMLFSAVVLQLCSLVLFPIKFIEAVSMRVYHEFNWGYGLAWGSTIFSFGGAILYCLNPKNYEDYY